A stretch of Caldanaerobius polysaccharolyticus DSM 13641 DNA encodes these proteins:
- a CDS encoding NADH-quinone oxidoreductase subunit C, translating into MIEAKEVTVDSLIDEVRRYHDAGYRFVTTTCVDMGDVFQIYYHFDKDLKLENLKLTVDKNTRVPSISSIYYCSILPENEMQDMFGVKFEGLAVDYGGKFMLGEDSPLTPQAHIEVVRKTSSGASENAKMADALNKEANIGKDDLLSEGGEKNGR; encoded by the coding sequence GTGATAGAGGCAAAGGAAGTAACCGTTGACAGTTTAATAGATGAGGTAAGGCGTTATCACGACGCCGGATACAGGTTTGTGACTACTACGTGTGTGGATATGGGCGATGTATTTCAGATCTACTACCACTTTGACAAAGACCTGAAGCTGGAGAATCTTAAACTGACGGTGGATAAAAACACAAGGGTTCCCAGCATATCTTCTATCTACTACTGCAGCATTTTGCCAGAAAACGAGATGCAGGATATGTTTGGGGTGAAATTTGAGGGCTTGGCAGTGGATTACGGTGGGAAATTTATGCTGGGTGAAGATTCGCCGTTGACACCCCAGGCCCATATTGAGGTTGTGAGAAAAACTTCCAGTGGCGCATCGGAAAACGCGAAAATGGCTGATGCTCTGAATAAAGAAGCAAATATAGGGAAGGACGATTTGCTCTCAGAGGGAGGCGAAAAAAATGGGCGATAG
- a CDS encoding NADH-quinone oxidoreductase subunit I, producing MLKMGIRLFKNLFSGPATRLKKREPYEKQRGHIDIDIEKCIFCGRCFRECPSGCIKVDRKAATWEINPFECIICGACVDVCPTKALFMHKEYRDPAYRKELKDYKGKLPVKPTKGTKSDGEQGKSEKQSTEKKDSDSEKNEVA from the coding sequence ATGTTGAAGATGGGCATAAGGTTGTTTAAGAACCTCTTTTCAGGACCTGCCACAAGGCTTAAAAAAAGAGAACCTTATGAAAAACAAAGGGGTCATATAGATATAGATATAGAAAAGTGCATATTTTGTGGAAGGTGTTTTAGGGAATGCCCTTCAGGATGTATAAAAGTGGATAGGAAAGCTGCTACGTGGGAAATAAATCCCTTTGAGTGCATAATATGCGGTGCGTGCGTTGACGTATGTCCTACCAAAGCGTTGTTTATGCATAAAGAGTACAGGGATCCGGCGTACAGAAAGGAATTAAAGGATTACAAAGGAAAACTGCCTGTTAAGCCTACAAAAGGGACAAAATCCGATGGAGAACAGGGAAAATCTGAAAAACAGTCCACCGAGAAAAAGGATTCAGATAGTGAAAAAAATGAGGTGGCATGA
- the hypA gene encoding hydrogenase maturation nickel metallochaperone HypA — translation MHELSVTQALVDMVVAEAKRAGASSVKRISIVVGELTGIVEDSVEFYFELISPGTLAEGASLSFKRVPAEFYCDKCGRVYNRSGFSFRCPHCGNSGVILKKGNELYIENIEVEFDGDKGFKEYT, via the coding sequence ATGCACGAGCTTTCAGTTACCCAGGCCCTTGTGGATATGGTGGTGGCTGAGGCGAAAAGAGCAGGGGCCTCTTCGGTGAAAAGGATAAGCATTGTAGTAGGTGAATTGACGGGAATTGTCGAAGACAGCGTTGAGTTCTATTTTGAGCTTATAAGCCCAGGTACGTTAGCTGAAGGGGCTAGCCTCTCTTTTAAGCGCGTGCCGGCGGAGTTTTACTGTGATAAGTGCGGCCGCGTGTACAATAGAAGCGGCTTTTCTTTTAGATGTCCCCATTGTGGCAATTCTGGTGTTATCCTGAAAAAAGGTAACGAGCTTTATATAGAAAATATAGAGGTGGAATTTGATGGAGATAAAGGTTTTAAAGAATATACTTGA
- a CDS encoding hydrogenase large subunit: protein MGDRSIIPFGPQHPVLPEPIHLRLVVEDEKVVEALPAVGYVHRGLEKLVDIKSTDQMVYVVERICGICSCMHALAYCQGIEELMGVEVPERARYLRVVWAELHRMHSHLLWLGLLADAFGYESLFMQTWRIREKIMDLLDRTAGNRVIISVNVVGGVKRDIDEELKKWVLENLNDIENELREVFNIMKDDYTVKKRTVGVGVISAEEAYELGLVGPMLRASGVSQDVRMTGYAAYKDLDFSPVVEKGGDSYARMMVRMRELFQSIDLIRKALEKMPQGEISVKVKGNPEGEVISRVEQSRGEVLYYIKANGSKNLERLRVRTPTFANVAALLKIVPGSQLADVPVLVLTIDPCISCTER, encoded by the coding sequence ATGGGCGATAGGAGCATTATTCCTTTTGGGCCCCAACATCCCGTGTTGCCCGAGCCAATACACCTGAGATTGGTGGTAGAAGATGAAAAAGTGGTAGAAGCCCTGCCTGCAGTGGGTTACGTCCACAGGGGATTAGAGAAACTGGTGGACATAAAGAGCACTGATCAGATGGTATATGTGGTGGAACGCATATGCGGTATATGCAGCTGTATGCATGCCCTCGCTTATTGCCAGGGCATAGAGGAGCTTATGGGCGTGGAGGTGCCCGAGAGGGCCAGGTATCTGCGGGTGGTATGGGCGGAATTACACCGCATGCACAGCCATCTTTTGTGGCTGGGGCTGCTGGCTGATGCCTTTGGATATGAAAGTCTTTTTATGCAGACCTGGAGGATTAGAGAGAAAATAATGGATTTGCTGGACAGGACCGCTGGCAACAGAGTTATAATATCAGTAAACGTAGTAGGTGGAGTTAAACGGGATATCGACGAAGAATTGAAGAAATGGGTCTTGGAAAACCTGAACGACATCGAAAATGAGCTAAGAGAGGTATTTAATATAATGAAAGACGACTACACCGTAAAGAAGAGGACGGTGGGCGTAGGCGTTATAAGCGCTGAAGAGGCCTATGAGCTAGGGCTTGTGGGGCCCATGCTAAGGGCCAGCGGTGTCAGCCAGGATGTGAGAATGACGGGTTATGCAGCCTATAAAGACCTGGATTTTAGCCCTGTGGTAGAAAAAGGCGGAGACAGTTACGCTAGGATGATGGTGAGGATGAGAGAGCTGTTTCAATCTATTGATCTCATAAGGAAGGCTCTTGAAAAAATGCCCCAAGGTGAGATAAGCGTAAAAGTAAAAGGAAATCCCGAAGGAGAAGTAATATCCCGCGTGGAGCAGTCCAGGGGAGAGGTGCTTTATTATATAAAGGCCAACGGCAGCAAAAACCTTGAAAGGCTAAGGGTGAGGACGCCGACTTTTGCCAATGTAGCGGCTCTTTTAAAGATCGTACCGGGATCTCAGCTGGCGGATGTACCTGTGTTGGTGCTTACCATAGATCCGTGTATAAGCTGTACCGAAAGATAG